One Trichoderma atroviride chromosome 7, complete sequence DNA segment encodes these proteins:
- a CDS encoding uncharacterized protein (EggNog:ENOG41), whose product MSGYNDPEMMKAAIELAQSFSRAKGGGKNRAGGGGLGGRKEYFEPYQPRQQSRYGQDAAPPRQNFTPSVPPLRPLAPPPSRRNYGASGDFATGRAECRPVIGNLGRDFLISSGAKAESDQPKDQKVAGKPVPVAAQESQKNSLAGKNSNRGTAKPEPLSTPPRSSGNGQLENILDAFYAILDKKPTIGQEIDTLTEALSKADLNDPGTPTLDTPPVKENVKSSSRQCTCRELDGQGKHGKTCPRHTAQEKKAKEADEARNSGEMKASDAKINNAKVTDVKANDTKAGPQSPEVDVDGDIDVGVDVEPSSGPAYTHSRKLSPVAPVFVPRRNQDLGQAMDTNGEDSSSMKKSIKGLSGSMWA is encoded by the exons ATGAGCGGATACAACGATCcggagatgatgaaggcgGCCATCGAGCTTGCCCAGAGCTTTTCAAGAGCAAAGGGAGGTGGGAAGAAtagagctggaggcggtggcCTAGGGGGCAGAAAAGAGTATTTTGAACCGTATCAACCAAGACAGCAGAGTCGGTATGGCCAAGACGCAGCACCGCCGCGCCAAAACTTCACGCCCTCTGTGCCTCCACTTCGCCCTTTGGCTCCGCCTCCAAGCAGGCGAAATTACGGTGCTTCTGGAGACTTTGCGACTGGAAGAGCTGAATGCCGTCCCGTCATCGGTAATTTGGGCAGAGATTTCTTGATCTCCTCTGGTGCCAAGGCTGAATCTGATCAACCAA AGGATCAGAAAGTTGCTGGAAAACCCGTCCCCGTCGCTGCCCAAGAATCTCAGAAAAACTCTTTAGCCGGCAAGAACAGCAATAGAGGAACAGCGAAGCCTGAGCCTTTGTCCACTCCACCACGATCCTCTGGCAATGGCCAGTTGGAGAATATCCTTGATGCTTTCTACGCCATACTAGACAAAAAGCCGACTATTGGCCAAGAGATTGACACATTGACCGAGGCGTTATCCAAGGCAGACCTAAACGATCCAGGAACGCCCACTCTTGACACTCCACCTGTCAAAGAAAACGTCAAATCTAGCAGCCGTCAATGTACCTGCCGGGAGCTCGATGGACAAG GGAAACATGGAAAAACGTGCCCTCGTCATACGgcacaagagaagaaggccaaggaagcTGATGAAGCGCGAAATAGTGGTGAGATGAAAGCAAGCGACGCAAAGATCAACAATGCAAAGGTCACCGATGTGAAGGCCAACGACACCAAAGCTGGTCCCCAGAGTCCGGAGGTTGACGTTGACGGTGACATTGACGTTGGCGTTGACGTTGAGCCAAGCAGTGGCCCTGCTTATACGCATTCACGCAAACTCTCTCCTGTTGCCCCAGTCTTTGTGCCAAGGCGTAACCAAGATCTAGGACAGGCTATGGATACAAATGGAGAGGATAGTTCCTCCATGAAAAAGTCAATAAAGGGGCTATCGGGTTCGATGTGGGCATAA
- a CDS encoding uncharacterized protein (BUSCO:EOG092D15YH), producing the protein MAINGTKRRKLAHDSSDDEAQATASRKVQKDFFKQASNWDLEDDYASRRRKSKKADKESTKLPIKTADGRLEILRELEKEEDLVSVESDTEWLEGREDDIESEVEEEVQEEAPTVSEAQQIREAQEELAKLATSLSEDPEEHVGSLKTIAAIGESQIPAIQMLALMTQMSVYKDIIPGYRIRPASENDPAEKVSKDVRTLRQYEQALVLGYQNYVKELARCAKLDTNPVKGRQSVAGIAITCACTLIAAVPHFNFRSDLLRILVNKLSRKKIDGSSVKCLKALETLFRDDEDGKPTMEAVSLLSKMMKAREYEVDESVVNLFLSLRLLSEFAGKASQDAVERTTTFKKKKWEYRSKRERKAKKEQKSLEKDMAAADAMVDHEERDKMQSETLKLVFATYFRILKMRAPHLMGAVLEGLAKYAHLINQDFFGDLLEALKDLIRHSDDDADADLAAQNEDDDSVSMRNLTREALLCTVTAFALLEGQDAHNSRNNLHLDLTYFTTHLFTSLLNLSVHPDLELTKMANTTSTTSKINVQTTTVLLLRSLTAILLPAWNIRSVPPLKLAAFTKQLMTAALQLPDKSCQATLGLLNDMAHTHGKKIASLWNTEERKGDGKHNSLSDTVEGSNPFAATVWEGELLKKHFSPKVREGAKLLVKTLPS; encoded by the coding sequence ATGGCGATCAACGGCACCAAAAGGAGAAAATTGGCCCACGACTCCTCGGACGACGAGGCGCAAGCCACGGCATCCAGGAAGGTCCAGAAAGACTTCTTCAAGCAGGCGTCAAACTGGGACCTCGAAGACGATTACGCATCTCGCCGCcgcaagagcaagaaggccGACAAGGAGAGCACAAAGCTGCCAATCAAGACGGCCGACGGCCGATTAGAGATCCTCCGCGAGCtcgagaaggaggaggaccTGGTATCCGTCGAGAGCGACACGGAATGGCTCGAGGGCCGAGAGGACGACATCGAGTCAGAGGTCGAGGAAGAGGTGCAAGAGGAGGCGCCCACCGTCTCCGAGGCCCAGCAGATACGAGAGGCACAGGAAGAGCTGGCAAAGCTGGCCACATCACTCAGCGAGGACCCCGAGGAACATGTTGGCTCGCTCAAGaccattgctgccattggcgagTCGCAGATCCCGGCCATCCAGATGCTGGCTCTCATGACGCAGATGTCGGTTTACAAAGACATCATCCCCGGATACCGTATCAGACCTGCTAGCGAAAACGACCCAGCGGAAAAGGTCTCCAAGGATGTGCGCACGCTGCGGCAATATGAACAGGCCTTGGTGCTTGGCTATCAAAACTACGTAAAGGAGCTGGCCCGGTGCGCCAAGCTGGACACAAACCCCGTAAAGGGAAGACAAAGCGTTGCGGGCATTGCCATCACATGTGCCTGCACCCTGATAGCTGCGGTTCCGCACTTCAACTTCCGTTCCGACCTTTTGCGCATCTTGGTGAACAAGCtgagcaggaagaagattgatGGCAGCTCCGTCAAGTGCCTTAAAGCGCTAGAGACGCTGTTCcgcgatgatgaagacggcaagCCAACAATGGAGGCTGTTTCACTGCTATCAAAAATGATGAAGGCTCGGGAGTACGAAGTGGACGAGAGCGTCGtcaacctcttcctcagcctccgcctcctctccGAGTTCGCCGGCAAAGCCTCACAAGACGCAGTGGAGCGAACCACCAccttcaagaagaagaagtgggaATACCGCTCCAAGAGAGAGcgaaaggccaagaaggagcaaAAGTCTCTCGAGAAGGATATGGCCGCCGCAGACGCCATGGTCGACCACGAGGAGCGAGACAAGATGCAGTCCGAGACGCTAAAGCTCGTCTTCGCAACCTACTTTCGCATCCTGAAGATGCGCGCCCCTCATCTCATGGGAGCCGTCCTCGAGGGCCTAGCCAAGTACGCCCATCTGATCAACCAGGACTTCTTCGGCGACCTGCTCGAGGCACTCAAGGACTTGATCCGCcacagcgacgacgacgccgacgccgatCTCGCTGCTCAAAacgaggacgacgacagcGTCTCCATGCGAAACCTGACGCGTGAGGCCCTCCTCTGCACCGTCACGGCCTTTGCCCTCCTCGAAGGCCAAGACGCCCACAACTCTCGCAACAACCTCCATCTCGACCTCACCTACTTCACAACCCACCTCTTCACCTCCCTCCTCAACCTCTCCGTCCACCCGGATCTCGAACTCACAAAGATGGCCAACACCACATCCACCACCTCCAAGATCAACGTCCAGACAACCACCGTCCTGCTCCTCCGCTCCCTAACCGCCATCCTGCTGCCCGCCTGGAACATCCGCTCCGTGCCGCCCCTGAAGCTCGCCGCCTTCACCAAGCAGCTCATGACGGCCGCTCTACAGCTCCCCGACAAGTCCTGCCAGGCTACACTAGGCCTGCTCAACGACATGGCGCACACCCACGGTAAGAAGATTGCCAGTTTGTGGAATACAGAGGAGCGCAAGGGTGATGGAAAGCACAATTCGCTCAGTGACACGGTCGAGGGTAGCAATCCGTTTGCCGCGACAGTGTGGGAGGGTGAGCTTCTGAAGAAGCATTTTTCGCCCAAGGTTAGAGAAGGGGCGAAGCTGCTAGTAAAGACTTTGCCCTCATAA
- a CDS encoding uncharacterized protein (TransMembrane:9 (o40-58i70-87o99-119i131-149o155-176i188-210o222-246i258-278o284-304i)), giving the protein MHDLEKSRDQEGPGSPSPGLLTPQDAPTESKSTYSPFQSIAWMVVNTLATVFTNKAIFSEPRWKQCQLTFAAMHFLMTWFTLFILSRSPIGVFVPRPALVWHIMPLATAMCFNVILPNLSLAYSTVTFYQIARILLTPTVAIMNFTLYHEVLPKGAMLSLIPACLGVGMVTYYDSIPTDNQTIKTTSTLGIIFAFTGIFASSLYTVWIAAYHRKLNMNSMQLLYVQAPMACLLLLFSIPFFDQFLVPAHIPSSLNKEMLVISSMVFASLVNISQFFIVAQTGPVSSTVVGHIKTCTIVGLGWILSGRPISDRSALGVVVAITGIAM; this is encoded by the exons ATGCACGACCTCGAAAAGTCAAGAGATCAAGAAGGGCCTGGAAGCCCTTCCCCGGGACTCCTCACGCCTCAAGATGCACCAACCGAGTCCAAATCTACCTACAGCCCATTCCAATCCATCGCTTGGATGGTCGTCAACACCCTGGCCACA GTCTTCACCAACAAGGCCATCTTTTCGGAACCCCGATGGAAGCAGTGCCAGCTCACCTTCGCCGCCATGCATTTCCTCATGACCTGGTTCACGCTTTTCATACTGTCTCGATCACCAATTGGCGTCTTCGTGCCTCGTCCGGCCCTCGTCTGGCACATCATGCCCCTGGCTACGGCAATGTGCTTCAACGTCATTCTTCCAAACCTGTCGTTAGCCTACTCCACGGTCACGTTCTACCAGATAGCTCGAATACTGCTTACACCAACGGTTGCCATCATGAATTTCACCTTGTATCACGAAGTGCTTCCGAAAGGCGCCATGCTCTCGTTGATACCAGCTTGTCTGGGAGTAGGCATGGTCACGTACTACGATTCTATCCCAACAGACAATCAAACTATCAAAACCACTTCTACCTTGGGAATTATATTCGCCTTCACCGGCATCTTTGCATCGTCTCTGTATACAGTCTGGATTGCCGCCTACCATAGAAAGCTCAACATGAACAGCATGCAGCTGCTCTACGTCCAAGCACCAATGGcttgtcttctcctcctcttctccattccCTTTTTTGATCAATTTCTTGTACCAGCGCATATACCATCTTCCTTGAACAAGGAGATGCTTGTCATTTCA TCAATGGTGTTTGCTTCACTCGTCAACATCTCTCAATTCTTTATAGTGGCACAGACCGGCCCCGTTTCCAGTACAGTTGTCGGCCACATCAAGACCTGCACCATCGTAGGGCTGGGATGGATCTTGTCTGGCCGTCCAATTAGCGATAGGTCGGCGCTTGGAGTTGTTGTTGCGATAACAGGGATCGCCATGTAA